A region from the Sulfitobacter sp. D7 genome encodes:
- the speB gene encoding agmatinase — protein MALEDAAKQMDMAFTREDLKGPSYELTFGGATSFLRRKYTKDLTGVDIAVTGVPFDQAVTNRPGTRLGPRAIREASALQAPDAPYGWDFDVLSEFAIADYGDLAFDYGHVSQFPAALTAHIKTILDAGAASVVLGGDHYISFPILKAYAEKYGPISLLQFDAHTDTWADDDMDRIDHGTMFYKAVKSGIVDPATSVQVGIRTTNEDTMGVNIIDAREVHEKGPQATVAKIKEVLGDRACYLTFDIDALDPAFAPGTGTPVWGGLTSAQTSIMLRDLAGINIMGGDVVEVSPPFDTTGATAIAGAHVATEILSLLGHRMRTA, from the coding sequence ATGGCACTGGAAGACGCGGCCAAACAGATGGATATGGCCTTTACCCGCGAGGACCTCAAAGGGCCGAGCTATGAGCTGACCTTTGGCGGTGCGACCTCCTTCCTGCGACGCAAATACACCAAAGATCTGACCGGCGTGGACATTGCCGTAACCGGCGTGCCCTTTGACCAAGCGGTGACCAATCGCCCCGGCACCCGCCTTGGCCCCCGCGCCATCCGCGAGGCGAGCGCGCTGCAAGCGCCCGACGCGCCCTATGGCTGGGACTTTGACGTGCTGAGCGAATTCGCCATCGCGGATTATGGCGATCTGGCTTTCGACTATGGCCATGTCAGCCAGTTTCCGGCGGCACTCACTGCGCATATCAAGACCATTCTGGATGCCGGTGCGGCCTCGGTCGTGCTGGGCGGGGATCACTATATCTCCTTCCCGATCCTCAAGGCCTATGCCGAAAAATACGGGCCGATCAGCCTGTTACAGTTCGACGCTCACACCGATACATGGGCCGACGACGACATGGACCGGATCGATCACGGCACCATGTTCTACAAGGCCGTGAAGTCCGGTATCGTCGATCCCGCGACCAGCGTGCAGGTCGGCATCCGCACCACCAACGAAGACACGATGGGCGTCAACATCATCGACGCACGTGAGGTGCATGAGAAGGGGCCGCAGGCGACCGTGGCCAAGATCAAAGAGGTCCTTGGCGATCGAGCTTGCTATCTGACCTTTGATATCGACGCGCTTGATCCGGCCTTTGCCCCCGGCACCGGCACGCCGGTCTGGGGTGGGCTGACCTCGGCGCAGACCTCGATCATGCTGCGCGATCTGGCCGGGATCAACATCATGGGCGGCGACGTGGTTGAGGTCTCTCCGCCCTTCGACACCACAGGCGCGACAGCGATCGCGGGCGCGCATGTCGCGACCGAGATTCTGTCGTTGCTGGGCCACCGCATGAGAACCGCGTGA
- the prmC gene encoding peptide chain release factor N(5)-glutamine methyltransferase, whose amino-acid sequence MSPQTAAQAMAAAAGRLRAAGVPDPARDARLLLAHAAAVDAARVTLIAPEEIAPEVAERFEQLIALRAVRVPVSQLIGRRAFYGRDFAISRDVLDPRPETETLIDLALGNDFSRILDLGTGSGCILVTLLAERARATGLGVDLSEAACLQASANAVQHGVAERADIRQSDWFSAVDGRFDLILSNPPYLAADEMAAVSPELRQHEPEMALTDGQDGLSIYRIIAAEAQGYLTPEGRVMVEIGWQQGEAVQEIFAAAGWGRVTLAHDLDGRPRVVSADKPA is encoded by the coding sequence GTGAGCCCCCAGACCGCGGCCCAAGCCATGGCCGCCGCGGCCGGGCGGCTCCGGGCGGCGGGCGTGCCCGATCCGGCGCGGGATGCGCGGCTTTTGTTGGCCCATGCCGCCGCCGTGGATGCCGCCCGCGTGACCCTGATCGCGCCCGAGGAAATCGCCCCCGAGGTCGCCGAACGCTTTGAGCAGCTAATCGCCCTGCGGGCCGTGCGGGTACCGGTCTCACAACTCATTGGACGGCGGGCATTCTATGGCCGCGACTTTGCGATCAGCCGCGATGTGCTTGACCCGCGGCCAGAGACGGAAACCCTGATTGATCTGGCCCTCGGCAATGATTTCTCCCGCATTCTGGACCTTGGTACCGGGTCGGGCTGTATCCTCGTCACCCTGCTGGCCGAAAGGGCGCGCGCGACGGGGCTGGGCGTTGACCTTTCCGAAGCCGCCTGCCTTCAGGCCAGCGCCAATGCGGTTCAGCATGGGGTGGCCGAGCGGGCCGACATCCGTCAATCCGATTGGTTCAGCGCCGTTGACGGGCGCTTTGATCTGATCTTGTCGAACCCACCCTATCTGGCTGCCGATGAAATGGCAGCGGTCTCTCCGGAACTGCGTCAGCACGAGCCAGAGATGGCGCTGACCGATGGGCAGGACGGGCTGAGCATCTATCGCATCATCGCCGCCGAGGCGCAGGGCTATCTCACGCCCGAAGGCCGGGTCATGGTCGAAATCGGCTGGCAACAGGGTGAAGCGGTGCAGGAAATCTTTGCCGCCGCAGGCTGGGGACGGGTGACGCTGGCGCATGATCTGGATGGGCGGCCAAGGGTCGTTTCAGCCGATAAACCGGCGTGA
- the mazG gene encoding nucleoside triphosphate pyrophosphohydrolase, producing the protein MPDDTKADLIHDSDAGIERLLEIMRRLRDPETGCPWDIEQDFDSIAPYTIEEAYEVADAIAHRDWAELEGELGDLLLQSVYHTAMGEEAGHFTFQSVVRNISDKMVARHPHVFGDESRDKSAEQQTADWEKIKAAERAGKAQGGTLDGVAIGLPALLRAMKLQKRAARVGFDWPETTQVLDKITEEAAELVEAKDTLSQAEVEEEYGDLLFVMANLGRHLGLDPEAALRAANAKFTRRFEGIETRLAAMGKTPQDSDLSEMDALWDAVKLAERG; encoded by the coding sequence ATGCCGGACGACACAAAAGCCGATCTCATTCACGATTCCGATGCTGGCATTGAACGGCTGCTGGAAATCATGCGCCGCCTGCGCGATCCCGAGACGGGCTGTCCCTGGGATATCGAGCAGGATTTCGACAGTATCGCCCCCTATACCATTGAAGAGGCATATGAAGTTGCCGATGCCATTGCCCACCGCGATTGGGCGGAACTTGAGGGCGAACTGGGCGATCTGCTGCTGCAATCGGTCTATCACACGGCCATGGGCGAAGAAGCGGGGCATTTCACCTTTCAATCTGTGGTGCGCAACATCAGCGATAAGATGGTGGCGCGCCACCCGCATGTCTTTGGCGACGAATCCCGCGACAAGAGCGCCGAACAGCAAACCGCCGATTGGGAAAAGATCAAAGCCGCAGAGCGCGCTGGCAAAGCACAGGGCGGCACGCTGGACGGGGTGGCGATTGGCCTGCCCGCTTTGTTGCGCGCGATGAAATTGCAAAAACGCGCAGCGCGGGTCGGCTTTGATTGGCCCGAGACGACACAGGTGCTGGACAAAATCACCGAAGAGGCCGCCGAATTGGTCGAGGCGAAAGATACGCTTTCGCAGGCCGAGGTTGAGGAGGAATACGGCGATCTGCTGTTTGTGATGGCCAATCTCGGCCGCCACCTTGGGCTTGATCCCGAAGCCGCCCTGCGCGCTGCAAACGCCAAATTCACCCGCCGGTTTGAAGGGATTGAAACGCGGCTCGCGGCCATGGGCAAAACCCCGCAAGACAGTGATCTGTCTGAGATGGATGCGCTTTGGGATGCCGTGAAACTGGCGGAACGCGGCTAA
- the prfA gene encoding peptide chain release factor 1, which translates to MIPMHRLAQISQRFQFLEASMSAGSDGADFAALAKEYSDLKPVVDQIDLYQQLQRDLEEAQEMLKDPEMAELAREELPRLRARLPEVEGALQLALLPRDAADAKPAMLEIRPGTGGDEAALFAADLLRMYQRYAEARGWGFDLIESQMTELGGVKEVVAHITGQNVFARLKFESGVHRVQRVPSTESGGRIHTSAATVAVLPEAEDVDIEINANDLRIDTMRSSGAGGQHVNTTDSAVRITHIPTGIVVTSSEKSQHRNRDKAMQVLKARLYDMERSRIDSARSADRAAQVGTGDRSERIRTYNFPQGRMTDHRINLTLYRLEAVMQGDLDEIVDALTADAQARQLSEMEG; encoded by the coding sequence ATGATCCCGATGCACCGCCTCGCGCAAATCTCGCAACGCTTCCAGTTTTTGGAGGCCAGCATGTCTGCTGGCTCCGATGGGGCCGATTTTGCAGCCCTCGCCAAAGAATACAGTGATTTGAAGCCCGTGGTGGATCAAATCGACCTTTACCAGCAGCTTCAGCGCGACCTTGAAGAAGCCCAAGAGATGCTGAAAGACCCCGAGATGGCCGAGCTTGCGCGCGAGGAATTGCCGCGTCTACGCGCCCGACTGCCCGAGGTTGAAGGCGCGCTTCAATTGGCGCTGCTGCCGCGCGACGCGGCCGATGCAAAACCCGCGATGCTAGAGATCCGCCCCGGCACCGGCGGCGACGAAGCGGCCCTATTCGCGGCCGACTTGCTGCGCATGTATCAGCGCTATGCAGAGGCGCGCGGTTGGGGGTTTGACCTGATCGAAAGCCAGATGACCGAATTGGGCGGCGTCAAAGAAGTCGTCGCTCATATCACTGGCCAAAACGTTTTCGCCCGCCTGAAATTTGAAAGCGGCGTGCACCGCGTGCAGCGCGTGCCCTCAACCGAAAGCGGCGGGCGTATCCATACCTCGGCAGCCACCGTGGCGGTGCTGCCCGAAGCCGAGGACGTGGATATCGAGATCAACGCAAATGACCTGCGGATCGATACAATGCGCTCCTCGGGTGCGGGCGGCCAGCACGTTAATACCACCGATTCCGCCGTGCGCATCACCCATATCCCAACCGGGATCGTGGTGACCTCATCCGAGAAATCCCAGCACCGCAACCGCGACAAGGCAATGCAGGTGCTCAAAGCGCGGCTCTATGACATGGAGCGCAGCCGGATCGACAGCGCACGGTCCGCCGACCGCGCGGCGCAGGTGGGCACGGGAGACCGGTCCGAGCGAATCCGAACCTATAATTTCCCCCAAGGGCGGATGACCGATCACCGGATCAACCTAACGCTGTACCGGCTTGAGGCCGTGATGCAGGGCGATCTGGATGAGATCGTCGATGCGCTGACCGCCGACGCCCAAGCGCGGCAACTGTCGGAGATGGAGGGGTGA
- a CDS encoding nucleoside hydrolase — MTPRKIIIDTDPGQDDAVAILLALASPEEIDVLGITCVAGNVPLELTSKNARIVCELAGHRDVNVFAGCDRPLGRDLVTAEHVHGKTGLDGPDLPDPTMPLAEGHGVDFIIEQIRAHPAGSVTLCPLGPLTNIATALQKAPDIAERVQEIVLMGGGYFEGGNITPTAEFNIYVDPQAADIVFKSGIPIVVMPLDVTHKALVTKPRNDAFRAIGTPVGVAVAEMTDFFERFDKEKYGSEGAPLHDPCVTAYLINPDLFKGRHINVEIETVSELTMGMTVADWWGVTDRAPNALFVGDLDADGFFALLTERLARL, encoded by the coding sequence ATGACCCCGCGCAAAATCATCATCGACACCGACCCCGGACAGGACGACGCCGTCGCGATCCTCCTTGCGCTGGCCAGCCCCGAAGAGATCGACGTGCTGGGCATCACCTGTGTCGCGGGCAACGTGCCACTGGAGCTGACCTCGAAAAACGCGCGCATCGTCTGCGAATTGGCGGGGCACCGGGATGTAAACGTCTTTGCCGGTTGCGACCGCCCGCTGGGCCGTGACTTGGTGACGGCAGAACATGTGCACGGCAAGACCGGCCTTGATGGCCCCGACCTGCCCGACCCCACCATGCCGCTGGCCGAGGGGCATGGCGTCGATTTCATCATCGAACAGATCCGTGCCCATCCCGCAGGCAGCGTGACCCTCTGCCCCTTGGGCCCGCTCACCAATATTGCGACCGCCCTGCAAAAGGCGCCCGATATCGCCGAGAGGGTGCAAGAGATCGTGTTGATGGGCGGTGGCTATTTCGAAGGGGGCAATATTACCCCCACGGCGGAGTTCAACATCTACGTCGACCCGCAAGCCGCTGACATCGTGTTTAAATCAGGTATTCCCATCGTCGTGATGCCGCTGGACGTGACCCATAAGGCCCTGGTCACCAAACCGCGCAACGATGCCTTCCGCGCGATTGGCACGCCGGTGGGTGTCGCCGTGGCCGAAATGACCGATTTCTTCGAGCGGTTCGACAAAGAGAAATACGGCTCCGAAGGCGCGCCGTTGCATGACCCTTGCGTCACCGCCTATCTAATCAACCCCGATCTGTTCAAAGGTCGCCATATCAACGTCGAGATCGAGACTGTGTCTGAACTGACCATGGGCATGACCGTAGCCGATTGGTGGGGCGTGACAGACCGCGCGCCCAACGCGCTTTTCGTGGGCGACCTTGATGCCGATGGGTTCTTTGCGCTGCTTACCGAAAGGCTGGCCCGTCTATGA
- a CDS encoding M20 aminoacylase family protein, producing the protein MPVVNRINAFAEDMTAWRRHLHTIPELDLECHETAAFVAERLREFGVDELHEGIATTGLVAIINGQGAGPTIGLRADMDALPIHEATGKDYASTRMGKMHACGHDGHTTMLLGAARYLAETRNFSGRVALIFQPAEEASGGAGIMVDEGIMERFDIAQVYGIHNMPGLDEGAFFTTPGPFMAAVDEFHIHIKGKGGHGAMPHDTRDPVVAACGIATAIQTIVSRNHLASQDLVVSVTQIHTGSADNIIPETAYINGTVRTFDREVQEMVMRRMQQIVDGQAASYDVSAELVYEVGYPATVNDPAKTETAIAAASEVVGADRVYGDYGREMGAEDFSFMLEKRPGAYLFLGTGKGAGLHHPEYDFNDEIAPLGASFFARIVERAQPAGGK; encoded by the coding sequence ATGCCCGTGGTAAACCGCATCAACGCCTTTGCGGAGGATATGACAGCGTGGCGGCGCCATTTGCATACGATCCCCGAGTTGGATCTGGAATGTCATGAGACTGCCGCCTTTGTCGCCGAACGGCTGCGGGAATTTGGCGTCGATGAACTGCACGAAGGCATCGCGACAACCGGTCTGGTTGCCATCATCAACGGACAAGGCGCAGGGCCGACAATCGGCCTGCGCGCCGATATGGATGCTCTGCCCATACATGAAGCGACAGGCAAGGACTACGCCAGCACCCGCATGGGCAAAATGCACGCCTGCGGGCATGACGGGCATACCACGATGTTGCTGGGCGCCGCGCGTTATTTGGCCGAAACACGCAATTTTTCGGGCCGGGTGGCGCTAATCTTTCAACCTGCTGAGGAGGCCAGCGGCGGCGCTGGTATCATGGTCGACGAAGGCATCATGGAGCGGTTCGACATCGCGCAGGTCTACGGCATCCACAACATGCCCGGGTTGGACGAAGGTGCGTTTTTCACCACCCCGGGGCCGTTCATGGCAGCGGTGGACGAGTTTCACATTCACATCAAGGGCAAAGGCGGCCATGGCGCGATGCCCCATGACACCCGCGATCCTGTGGTGGCGGCCTGCGGCATCGCCACAGCGATCCAGACCATCGTCAGCCGCAATCATCTCGCCTCGCAGGATTTGGTGGTCTCGGTCACGCAAATCCACACCGGCAGCGCCGATAACATCATTCCTGAGACCGCTTATATCAACGGAACCGTGCGCACCTTTGACCGCGAGGTGCAGGAGATGGTGATGCGCCGCATGCAGCAGATCGTGGACGGGCAGGCGGCAAGCTATGACGTTTCAGCAGAGCTGGTCTATGAGGTCGGCTATCCCGCCACGGTCAACGATCCCGCCAAGACCGAAACCGCGATCGCGGCGGCAAGCGAAGTGGTGGGCGCGGACCGCGTGTATGGCGACTATGGCCGCGAAATGGGCGCGGAAGATTTCAGCTTTATGCTTGAAAAACGCCCCGGTGCCTATCTGTTCCTCGGGACCGGTAAGGGCGCGGGGCTGCACCATCCGGAATACGACTTCAACGACGAGATCGCGCCGCTCGGCGCATCCTTTTTCGCCCGCATCGTTGAGCGGGCACAGCCAGCAGGAGGCAAGTAA
- a CDS encoding protein adenylyltransferase SelO, which translates to MRIPFDNSYATLPDGFFTRLDPTPVKEPKLLAWNDDLAASLEIEGGDAKTRAQVFGGNQVPAGAAPLAQLYAGHQFGNFNPQLGDGRAILLGEVVDSVGKRRDIQLKGSGPTPYSRMGDGRAWVGPVLREYLISEAMHALGVPTTRALAAVATGEPILRESGPLPGAIVTRVAASHLRVGTFQVFAHRGETEALKTLTDYAIARHYPDAEGPLDLLRAVCAAQAELVAQWMSFGFIHGVMNTDNCSISGETIDYGPCAFMDAFHQGRVFSSIDRQGRYAYGNQPQIVVWNMAQLATSLLQQMDDKETAVEDATEIVHDLPELVEAAWLRRFAAKLGISNPRPEDVDLINELLSLMQTDGSDFTNTFRALGTDQARDHFTNGDAFDAWAENWRSRIKDEPDPQAVMQAANPAVIPRNHRIEQMIEAAVAGDMAPFERLMTALATPFEETDPELQRPPTEDEIVPATFCGT; encoded by the coding sequence ATGCGTATTCCCTTTGATAACAGCTATGCCACCCTGCCCGACGGGTTCTTTACCCGGCTCGACCCGACGCCGGTAAAAGAGCCCAAGCTCTTGGCATGGAACGACGATCTGGCGGCGTCGCTGGAAATCGAAGGCGGCGATGCAAAGACCCGCGCGCAGGTTTTCGGCGGCAATCAGGTGCCCGCAGGGGCGGCCCCCTTGGCGCAGCTTTACGCCGGGCATCAGTTCGGCAATTTCAACCCGCAGCTTGGCGATGGCCGTGCGATCCTGCTGGGCGAGGTCGTCGACAGCGTCGGCAAGCGCCGTGACATTCAGCTCAAAGGCTCCGGCCCGACGCCCTATTCGCGTATGGGCGATGGCCGCGCTTGGGTTGGGCCGGTGCTGCGCGAATATCTAATCAGCGAGGCGATGCATGCGCTCGGCGTGCCGACCACCCGCGCTCTGGCTGCTGTCGCCACAGGCGAGCCGATCCTGCGCGAAAGCGGCCCTCTGCCCGGCGCCATCGTCACCCGCGTCGCCGCAAGCCATCTGCGCGTCGGCACCTTTCAAGTCTTTGCCCATCGCGGAGAGACGGAGGCGCTCAAAACCCTCACCGACTATGCCATTGCGCGGCATTATCCCGATGCCGAGGGTCCGCTTGACCTTCTGCGCGCGGTCTGTGCCGCGCAGGCAGAGCTGGTGGCGCAGTGGATGTCCTTCGGCTTTATCCACGGGGTGATGAACACCGATAATTGCAGCATCTCGGGCGAGACGATCGACTATGGCCCCTGCGCCTTTATGGATGCCTTTCATCAGGGCCGTGTGTTCAGTTCCATCGACCGGCAGGGCCGATATGCCTACGGCAATCAACCGCAGATCGTTGTGTGGAACATGGCGCAGCTTGCGACCTCGCTTTTACAGCAGATGGACGACAAAGAGACCGCCGTCGAAGACGCCACCGAAATCGTACATGACTTGCCCGAGTTGGTCGAAGCCGCATGGCTGCGGCGTTTTGCGGCCAAACTCGGAATTTCCAATCCTCGACCCGAGGATGTGGATCTGATCAACGAACTGCTGAGCCTGATGCAAACGGACGGCTCGGATTTCACCAACACGTTCCGCGCCCTTGGGACCGATCAAGCGCGTGATCACTTTACCAACGGCGATGCCTTTGACGCATGGGCCGAAAACTGGCGCAGCCGGATCAAGGATGAGCCGGACCCGCAGGCGGTCATGCAGGCGGCGAACCCCGCCGTGATCCCGCGCAACCACCGGATTGAGCAGATGATCGAAGCCGCCGTTGCGGGCGACATGGCCCCGTTCGAGCGGTTGATGACAGCGCTGGCGACGCCCTTTGAAGAGACCGATCCCGAGCTTCAGCGCCCGCCGACCGAAGATGAGATCGTCCCGGCGACCTTCTGCGGGACCTGA
- a CDS encoding DEAD/DEAH box helicase → MSDFDMMGLPKNLVARLNEMGLKDPTPIQRQAIPQAMNGRDVMGLAQTGTGKTAAFGVPLIAQMMELEGRPAPRSVRGLVLAPTRELAQQIAVNLRGYAEGTPIKVAMVVGGQSINTQIKRLERGVDLLIATPGRLLDLLDRRAVKLDTTTFLVLDEADQMLDMGFIHDLRKISNLIPKERQTMLFSATMPKLMNEIANSYLSSPIRIEVSPPGKAADKVTQEVHFIAKAEKTELLKELLAKHKGERALVFGRTKHGSEKLMKTLVKAGFDAASIHGNKSQGQRDRAIAGFKNGDITVLVATDVAARGLDIPDVKHVYNFELPNVPDNYVHRIGRTARAGKDGAAVAFCAPDEMGELKAIQKTMGISIPVASGRPWEVIDEPSKPKGRGRGRGGRPGGGGGRPGGGGGGEGAGKPSGGRRRRRGGGGGKPGGQQAA, encoded by the coding sequence ATGAGCGATTTTGACATGATGGGCCTGCCAAAGAACTTGGTGGCCCGGTTGAATGAAATGGGTCTGAAAGATCCGACCCCGATCCAACGACAAGCAATCCCCCAAGCCATGAATGGCCGCGACGTGATGGGCCTTGCCCAGACCGGCACCGGCAAGACGGCGGCCTTTGGTGTGCCGCTTATCGCGCAGATGATGGAGCTTGAAGGCCGCCCCGCGCCGCGCTCCGTGCGCGGGCTTGTCTTGGCCCCGACACGCGAGCTGGCCCAACAGATCGCCGTGAACCTGCGCGGCTATGCCGAAGGCACGCCGATCAAAGTGGCGATGGTTGTCGGCGGTCAGTCGATCAACACGCAGATCAAGCGTCTGGAGCGCGGTGTCGATCTGTTGATCGCCACGCCGGGCCGTCTGCTGGACCTGCTGGACCGCCGCGCGGTCAAGCTCGACACCACGACCTTCCTCGTGCTGGATGAGGCCGACCAGATGCTCGACATGGGGTTCATCCATGACCTGCGAAAAATCTCGAACCTGATCCCGAAAGAGCGTCAGACGATGCTGTTCTCGGCGACCATGCCCAAGCTGATGAACGAGATCGCCAACAGCTATCTTAGCAGCCCGATCCGCATCGAAGTCTCGCCTCCGGGCAAGGCGGCGGATAAGGTGACGCAAGAGGTGCACTTCATCGCCAAGGCCGAAAAGACCGAACTGCTGAAAGAGCTTTTGGCCAAGCATAAAGGCGAGCGCGCATTGGTCTTTGGCCGTACAAAGCATGGCTCGGAAAAGCTGATGAAGACGCTGGTGAAAGCCGGTTTCGACGCCGCTTCGATCCACGGCAACAAAAGCCAAGGCCAGCGTGACCGCGCGATTGCGGGTTTCAAAAATGGCGACATCACTGTGCTGGTGGCCACCGATGTGGCGGCCCGTGGTCTGGATATCCCGGATGTGAAGCACGTCTATAACTTCGAGCTGCCGAACGTGCCTGACAACTATGTGCACCGGATCGGTCGGACCGCGCGGGCGGGCAAGGACGGCGCTGCCGTGGCCTTCTGCGCACCGGATGAAATGGGCGAGTTGAAAGCGATCCAAAAGACCATGGGCATCTCGATCCCTGTGGCTTCGGGCCGTCCGTGGGAAGTGATTGATGAGCCGTCCAAACCCAAAGGCCGTGGCCGTGGGCGCGGTGGCCGTCCCGGTGGCGGCGGTGGTCGTCCCGGTGGCGGCGGCGGGGGCGAAGGCGCTGGCAAGCCAAGCGGTGGTCGTCGCCGTCGGCGCGGTGGCGGCGGCGGGAAGCCGGGCGGCCAGCAGGCAGCCTAA
- a CDS encoding DUF1499 domain-containing protein, with translation MLFWIIVIALVALVAYVRFAPTDIARWHAQAEGQKMGKTQGTNSYIWRAPVDGDGQETLAQLDSAIMQTPRTEVVAGSLAEGQVTYVTRTKLMGYPDFTTIGVYGADPRYMEVYGRSRFGRSDLGVNAKRVNGWLAQIEAR, from the coding sequence ATGCTGTTCTGGATCATCGTGATCGCCCTCGTCGCCTTGGTGGCCTATGTCCGATTTGCGCCAACCGATATCGCGCGTTGGCATGCGCAGGCCGAAGGGCAAAAGATGGGCAAGACCCAAGGCACCAACAGCTATATCTGGCGCGCACCGGTTGACGGCGACGGGCAAGAGACTTTGGCGCAGCTTGATAGTGCCATCATGCAGACCCCGCGTACCGAGGTCGTCGCCGGATCACTGGCCGAGGGGCAGGTCACCTATGTCACCCGCACGAAATTGATGGGCTATCCAGATTTCACCACCATCGGCGTCTACGGCGCTGATCCGCGCTACATGGAAGTCTATGGCCGCTCGCGCTTTGGCCGGTCAGATCTGGGTGTCAACGCCAAACGGGTCAACGGCTGGCTCGCTCAGATTGAGGCGCGATGA
- a CDS encoding GNAT family N-acetyltransferase encodes MSAHLTLGAPEHLDKLVGLVTAFHAEAGIEMTDEQRRNGLAPLLEGIPHGAAYLIGPPRAPIGYVVICFGWSVEFGGLDAIIDEIYVRPGVRGRGIASEALIALPRALAAGGLRAIHLEVDRTNKAALKVYTRAGFRPREDYMLMSRKL; translated from the coding sequence ATGAGCGCACATCTCACCCTCGGCGCGCCTGAGCATCTTGATAAATTAGTCGGGCTGGTCACGGCCTTTCACGCCGAAGCGGGCATTGAGATGACCGACGAGCAGCGCCGCAACGGATTGGCGCCGCTGCTGGAGGGGATCCCCCATGGGGCCGCCTATCTGATCGGCCCGCCCCGCGCGCCGATTGGCTATGTGGTGATCTGTTTCGGCTGGTCGGTTGAATTCGGCGGGCTGGACGCCATCATTGATGAAATCTACGTCCGTCCCGGCGTGCGGGGGCGCGGCATTGCCTCGGAAGCGCTGATCGCTCTGCCACGGGCGCTTGCCGCAGGCGGGTTGCGCGCCATCCATCTTGAGGTGGACCGCACCAATAAAGCGGCGCTCAAAGTCTATACCCGTGCGGGCTTCCGCCCCCGCGAGGATTACATGCTTATGTCTCGGAAACTGTGA